AAGAATTCTAAGGTTGATTAGTATTCTAATTCAAAAACATGTAAAATATatgataaataaatatttaataataaattattaggATTACGTGTTTACATGTATTTGCGGTGATGtcatgaaaaatatcctaagAATCCATTCTTATTATGAAAGTAAAAATATTCCAACAAATGAGAATTACCTTGCACTATTTTGGATTTTGCTCTTTGTTTGTCCGGTGAATAATATTTATTACTCCctttgtttttaatatttaacGTTTTGACTTTTGACTTTTGACACATATTTTTTAGATGCTTCGATtgtataattataattattttttttttaatttttctacTTGTGAAAAAAGTACataatcaaaattttaatttacaatttttttttagCTATACCTAGACCTAAAAATGTATATTAAAAGCAGTGTGGTAAAAAACGCAAATCGGACCTAAGCGGTGAGGTCACCTTCTAGCTTAAGCGCTTAAGCGCTAAAGCGGGCGCTTAAGCGGTTTTAAAAGCGGACGCTTAATCggattataaataaataaataaatacgtATATATTAAAAGtaatgaatatttttttgaataaagaGATAACATTCACGTATTataataaatcaataaaataatcaTTCATAAAGTCATAATCAACTTAAAAAATACAAGtaacatttaaaaatatcaaattataCCTTTTTTATAAATAagatttatttttttctaattatttttaatttcccTTTTAATTGGTCAAAAACCGCTTAATCGGTCAGAATCCGCTTAATTCCGCTTAGAGCCGCTTAAATCCGCATAAATTTTATTAAACGCTTAAATATCCGATTTTGCACTAATCCAAGCGCTTTGACCTCCGATTCCGCTTAAGCGTCCGCTTAATGCGCTTTTTACAACATTGTCAAAATATTTCATGATATTTCATGGTCATGGATTTGCTTAAAAGTCTAGAAGTTAGTGTTTTTTAAATGGGCTGCTGTAGTTTGCCGAAGCCCGTTTACTTAAATATGTAGGGAGTGCAGCCGTTGCCCGTTGGGCTTCATCTTTTTATAATTTTGTGATTTCCTTTTTCATCAGACTACGCACAAagtcaaaattttaaaaaaatgaaataatttattttaatatatcaTAATCCAAATTACTTTGACGCTAGAgcttaaaattttattattataaattttagtataaattatatatatatatatatatatatatatatatatatatatatcagttcaATATTTTGAACtacataataaaataaagtttttaACTTAGATTTTCTTTTTTAATTTCACATAATTTTGTTAGTTTTCCCGATAATAATTAGGAGTTAGGAGTTAGAGCATTTTCATacaaaatattatataaaattatatacaacacatacatatatacatatatatataaagtattaaatttttaaaaaattaataaaaagagCACGCGCGTAGCGCGGGATCCCTAGTCTTCAATATGCATGAATTTTTAGGTAAAAATATGTCTAACATatcttaaatatatattttagataTTATGAAAAACTAGTCTTCAATATGGATGAATTTTTAGATAAAAATATGTCTAATATatcttaaatatatattttagataTTATGAAAAAATGTATTTGCTCTAATTTAATGCGCAAAAAAAAAGTATAGAAATGTGAGCTAACCAGATGTGTGGAAAAGTAAAATggaatgacaatgatttaaaataCCTATCTAGAAACAGACCCGATACATCACGTTGATTGGTTAATTTAATCCCAAAAACACGACTATTttacattttccacataaaacCCGTAAAAATCACACAAACGCGACGACGACCCGAACATTCGTTCCATTCAATTCAGCTCAATTATGATTTAGCTCTGCTTCAATTCTCTTACCACTGTAAGATTTCTACTCAATCAGCCTCTAATTTCACTTTTATATTCTCAATTTTCACTGTTATATTTATCCTATTTTGACCTAGAATTCTCAATTTTGTTTAATTCAATTTCAATTCCCTTTGTTGTAATCACTGTTATTAGGATTATTTGTAACGAAAGTGTTTAGATTATGTGGTTTTACTGTTGGTTTGATGTATTGTTGATTTGTTATCTCTGGAGAGATATGTAGATTATGTAGAGGTTGATTTGTTTTCGGGAAATTAAGTTATCGTAAAAGTTTGTTTTAGCGTTTGTATAGGCTGTTTTTCGTAGTACGTTACATTGTTTGTGTGTGGAGTGGGGAACGGGATGTGTTTCAAATCTTATTTGGCTGTACTTGTGAATTTGTTCGTGTGTTGTTTATTAGTTTCGGATAGTTGATGCTTGACTTATGGGGACTCGAGTTTTTTTTTTCCACTACTGTTTGCGTTGGTTTAAAGAGCTATTTAATTTTTAACTAGAGGAATGGGGGTAAGAGTAGtgcaaaaattataaaaatacgAGGTTGATATGATCAAGTAGTATGGTGTGAACTTTCGATATGGAACAACTAGGAGCTACTTTTTACCTTGGTGTAGGATGTGGGTTCTGATTTGATCGGTATTATGCTAAATAACTTATGGATTTTGGTGTGATGTGGGATGTCAGGTAGGGTTTGGTTGTAAGGAATGAAATGGTGGTTGAGAATGGAATGTAGGCTATTTTTTTGGCGTTAGAACTATGCATTGTATCTACTCCGTCCTGCATGCTATTCCGACACGTTGTTTAAGGTTTGTTGCGGACTTCAAGTAAAGCTCATTCTTTTCTTTACTCATTTTCTCATTTCTTCAGTCTCCACAAACTTGACCATAAGTCCCTTTCACTCAGTCATCTACTCCTGACACATTTTCTTCATCCTTTTGCACCTCTAGTGTCATTCCTGAAGTTCTTTTATTTCGGCCCGCTTCAATTTAAACCAACCATATACAACCTCATGGAGTCATGTGGATGCTTTTAGCTATAATAACCAAGGCCTGTATTGATTTTTAGGCCAAACTTTATTTTCTATGTAAAAAGAATTGTCAAAAAGGTTGTGGTATGTTCTTTAGACTTTTTCTATATATTGTACAAACCCGTGCATCAGAACCTGAAATACGCAAATTAGCCTTATCAATGAGTTGCTAAATGATATTATGTGGAAGTAACCAAAAATAAACTCTTTTTTCTTATAGTGTACGTGTAGTAAGCGTCTTGTTGCTGagatgtaaaataaatattttattaaactACAATTCACTATTAGTTGCTCTAACTTTTTACCATTTTAGAAGTATATTTGTTGCTTTCTTGTAGTCATGGTGTCGCCAAGGTTGCAGTGCATCAATTCAGTGTTGTATGCAGCCTGGTCTTCGATGAGGTCGACATGCGCTATAAGATGGGTTAAAATAGTAAGTCTAGTTTAGTCGTAACTACGATGACTCCACTTTGTCAGAATTTGTTGTCTTAGCAATACTATAGTAGAGTAGTATCATATAGTAGTAAGAGTAGTTTAGTCAATTAGTTATAAGTCTGGAGTTCTATAAATAGTTGTTGGGGTCATTATATTTCAGTTTATACTCGATGAAATAACAGAAAATGGAACTTGTTCCACAAGTCTCTCTATCACTTCTCTCTGTAGTTTCCTTCTCTAAAAATTGCTATCTTCTTCTCCAATCTATCTCTATCTGATCTCTATTCTGTTTCGATCTCAATTCTCTTCTATCTCTATCTCTGCTATATTCTTTTAGTTTAATGCTTGTTTGCTACTTCTATCAGTTAAACCCTAGAAAACACCAAAAGCATACATAAAAAATACATTGGTTCATAGTCTAATGGTTGTTTGTGTTTAATCCAAACACTATGGCCTCATTTGGTTAAGTGTAACCCAACACAGTAACTCACAATTCCTTGGAACTTCCTAAATCCCCTGTTTGGTTATGTAATTTTAGATTTAGCTAAGCAACTCAAAGTTCCATGGTACCTCTAGTTCCTACAAAACACCGTAACCTAGTTACTTAGGTGATTAGTGGTTTTTAAGAGTAACGTATTTGTCACatattcataatttttataaCTTGTATCATATATCAATTACCAAAATTCTTATTTTACAAGATATATAAAAATTTGTAAATTTAGATCAAgtgttaaaataaattaatttcaaattaaaatttattcatcttatcatattttatatatgtgattataaatttaaattatttttagttttaatttaatattatatattatttcaTATTAATAATTTCATTATATGTCTTTGTTTgtctttaaaatattatatatattgtaTCTTATTTACTATCTTATTTTAAGTTTAATTGCTACATAATAATTCATATTCCTTTATTTTactattattatttataattaaattgaTTTATCATTCAACAAGTAaattatttttagtattttaGATGAATAATAATCAATAATATAGCTTTAGACAGTAagtcatattaaaaaaaataaagtaaCAATGAATCACGTATTTACAAACCAAACACAGGTTTCTACTCTTCACGATAACTAGTACATTGTAACTAGGTTCCATGGAATATCAAGTTACCACGTAACTATAAAACCTGTGAAACAAACGAGGCCTATGTTTCTGCAGCTTGCAAGGATATgctaatttatttataatttacaATGGTGAAACCGTATACTTTGTCACAACATTCTGCTGCACTTTCTGAAAACAGAAAAAAATGTGTTTGTGATTCCCATTATGTTTATTTATAGAAACTTCTTTTTGGTTTGAGCAGGGATGGTTTATGTTACATGAACCTAGATCAAGATCTTGATGGGGGCATTATTAAGTTTAAACAATACAAAGGCCAGATCAAACAATCCCTATGAGGTTTCCCAGAGTGAAGCCTGTAAGAGACAGAAGACTTCATCCAGCTTCTGGGAGGAGAATCCACGTTTGATTCCTAGCCTTCCAGATGAAATCTCAATTCAAATTTTAGCAAGGGTTCCCAGAATTTGCTACTTGGACATGAAGTTGGTATCAAGGAGCTGGAAAACTGTGATAACAAGTGAAGAAATTTTTAAATTGAGAAAAGAACTTGGAACAGCAGAACAATGGCTATACATTTTGACCAAGTCTGATGGTGATAAGCTTTTATGGTTTGCTTTAGACCCAGATTCTAAAAAGTGGCAAAGGTTACCACCAATGCCTAATGTTTCGGCAGAAGATGGATGCAGAAGAGGCTTGTCTGCCCTCAATGTGTGGAATATGGTTGGTTCGAGTATTAAAATCGCAGAAGCTGTTAGGGGTTGGCTTGGGAGGAGGCATGCATTGGATCAAATTCCATTCTGTGGATGTGCTGTTGCTGCTGTTGGCGGTTGTCTCTATGTGATAGGCGGATTTTCTAAGGCTTTGCCAATGAAATGTGTTAGGAAGTATGATCCGACACTAAATGCATGGAGTGAAGTAAGTGCCATGTCCGTTGGTAGGGCTTATTGTAAAACAAGTGTATTGAACAACAAACTTTTTGTTGTTGGAGGTGTAAGTAGGGGTCGTGGTGGACTGACCCCTCTACAATCTGCAGAGGTGTTTGATCCGCAAACTGGTGCGTGGTCCGAAGTTCCTAGCATGCCATTCTCAAAAGCTCAGGTGCTTCCGACAGCTTTTCTAGCAGATCTACTCAAGCCAATTGCAACTGGAATGACATCATACAAAGGAAAATTGTATGTTTCTCAAAGTTTATATTGTTGGCCATTTTTTGTTGATGTTGGAGGAGAAGTTTATGATCCCGATACAAATTCATGGGTTGAAATGCCAGTTGGTATGGGAGAAGGTTGGCCTGCAAGACAGGCTGGAACAAAGGTTAGTGTTATTGTTGAGGATGACTTATATGCATTGGATCCTTCTACTTCTCTAGATAGTGCCAGGATCAAAACTTATGATTATGAAGGTGATACTTGGAAAGTGGTAGATGGAGATGTACCGATTCGCGACTTTGCTGAATCCGAATCGCCATACCTACTATCTGGTTTGCTAGGGAAGCTTCATGTGATCACAAAAGATGCCAATCAAAATATATTAGTTATGCAGGCTGGCAAACAAAATCATTTAGGGTCCTCTGCATCGACAGCTGATCTTATTGAAGGGTCCTTACAAGAATCAATTGTAGAATCTGAAACAAATATATGGACGGTTATTGCCACAATGAATGCTAGTTCTGCAGAGCTAATCAGCTGTCAGGTCCTTGATATGTAGGACCCAAGTATGAAAGAATGCCTCATTATTTTTGTGTTTACTCCACTGTTTATATGTAAACTTGTTGGTCAGTTGAGCTGATACTGACATGTTTTGGTAATGATATACTCCTATGTAATATGTGTGTAAATCCGACCTAATGATCATAAATTCATAAATGTAATATCAGTATCATATATGATTGTGTAGTTTGGAATTTTTCTTGATAGCAAATTTATTATAGGTTAATTGTTACAAGATTATACCACAGGTTCTTAAATAGATGGGATCACTTGTAAATTCGGAGTACTACATAGATCATAGTCCACATGTGATTAGGTAGAGATTGTGTATAGATTTTAGTCCTGCGAGTGATTCAACTACAGATACTAGACATACGGATTATCCGAAAGCAAAGAATTTGAAAGTCTCGTCTATCAGACAATGAAACAATGCATTGCTGAGGCTTTCTATTATACTTCTTCTATGGCGGAAAGCAACGACTCTTACATACTCTTAACCTCTTGGACCAAATCCTTCCTGGAACCATAACAATGTTAGCCTTCGCAGGAATCTAGGCAAAAAACGTCCCAAGATCTCAAACTCGGGTCGGGAAGATACCTATCAATCGCTGGCTTCTGGAGTGGGGAAATTATCCCCTAATGTGCTAGTTCCAGTCATCGTGGTAATCGCAAGATGTAGCGAGGTGGAGATCCAGCACTTGTTTCTtgcttttttatttttttctctaTACCGCCTGAAAAGGATGGGGGTAATTCTAATTTGATATCTGGACGAATTGAGTTCATCAGGATCACATGCCCTCGTCATTTGGGGTGGCCTCTAAATGGTTATATTTCAAGGCTTGACCTGGAGGGGATGAAGCCTCGGTGAGAAATCTACGAAGCTATCATACATGAGTTAAAGTAACATTCCATAAAGGCCTTGTGATATCCTGATGGACTTGTATGGGAGAAAAACTAAGTTTTATGCGAAAAGTTTTTCTAATTCTCGCCTTCTTAATGGCCGTGCTTTAAGCTTTTAGTTGATTATGCCATTGTCTTTGCAATATTTATGTCTTTGTTTCTTCTGTTATTTTGAATACTTCTTGCCGGTGCCTCCATTTTTAACTACTGCAATTTGCCACCAGAGACCTATATAAGATCAGTCTGGAGCATATGTATCTTTTGTTGTTGCCCCAAACCTCGCGAGGCATAGGTGTCCCGCCTTTTCGACATTTCAAAGTGCCTCAGTTTTTACATTTAAGGAAAAATGTATGCCATAGTTCGTGCTTTATACAAGAATTCTAAAGTTAGTAGCTAATAGCGACTATCATCATAAACTTAAATTCTAACAAAATAAACATGACGAGGCAAGAGTAGCAAATTATATGTATACATATGTTTAACTGCAGGCACCATGAATGTTGAATTAAATGTATAAATAGAGATTGTGTGTAGACTATAGATAGATTTTCGTTCTGCTAGTGATGTAAatacatatacttgatttatgGATTATTAGAAAGCAAAGAATTTGAAAGTCTTGTCCATCAGACAATGAGACGATCAGTAGAGGCTTTTAAGCCTTGCTGAGGCTTCCAGTATATTCTCTCTATGCCCGAAAGCAGTGACTCTTATATACTCTTCACCTCCTGGACCAAACCCACTTCCTGGAACCGTAATTAAGTTTGCTTTCTCAAGAATCTCGGCAAAAACATCCCAAGATTTTAAACCCGGGAAGTTTACCCAAACATAAGGCGCATTTACTCCCCCGTATGCCTTTAATCCCATTGAAGCAAATGTGTTTAGCAACACATTTGCATTCTCCTTGTAGTAGTCAACCACGGAGTAAATTGcctgaaaattatagaatttgTGAATACCTAATGCCTGGACGATATAACAGTATCTGTTGAAGTCGTTTTTAAGCAATTACCTTAAGACCGTCCGAGGAAAGGCAAGCTAAACCACCAGCTTGAGCTATACTGGAAGCACCATTGAAGCAAGTGCACACGATACGATTGAAATCATGGATAACTGGAAATCCATTTGAGTATAGTAGCTCCTCTGGTACCACAGTCCACCCAAGACGGACACCAGTAAATCCAGCAATCTTGGAAAATGATGAAATTTCTATGGCAACCTATGCGATGTTAGAAAAGTATAACGACTGTCAAATTATTTGAAGTTCATATCAGTTTAATAATGGTCTTGTcatctatttaattatttattttaccTCTTTAGCTCCAGGAATTTCATAAATGGAGCGAGGAGATCCATCAGTGATATAAGCAGCATACGCAGAGTCATAAACGATGATTGATCCATTTTTCTTGGCAAACTCAACAAGCTGTTGCAATTGTTTGTAAGATGCAGCATGGCCAGTTGGATTATTTGGGGAGCAGAAGAAAATAATGTCTGTTCTAGAAGCTGTTGACAAATCTGGGAAGAAATTGTTCTCAGGTTTGCATGTCATGTACTCAACATTCTTGTACTTGCTCATATTATCTTGGAATTCACCACTTTGACCAATAATCACACTTGAGTCCATATAAGCCTGTTTCAGAAACCATGTTTTGAAATGCTTGATTAGACCAAAGATGTTTTTTAGGTCACGTTTGTTTCAATGGATTACAATTGATTTACTGTTGATCAATTTGCTTtatgttttaaatttattaaGTGTTAGAGTTATTATATCAACTACTTCAGTCACCTTGAGTTCATTTCTTTAATATAAACAATATCTAGGATGATGGTTGAATTAATAGCCCCCTCAAGAGCTAGAACATGATCAAAGATAACCAGAGTATTATTTTGAAGCATCAAGCGTGATAGGATGATTGCAAATTCTTGAGCTAAAAGCTAATATACGTATCACAGATTTATAGCAAGGATTGAGTATCATAAGCAAATTCTTGATaatttgatgattttaaaacTTGGAGATAAACATAGCTTCTCAGACTAATACTCTCTCATATCCTTTAAAGTCAGCTATTGTTTCTGAAGCAATGAAGGAAATAAATAATTATACCGGAAAGTTTGGATCTTGTACAGCAATCGAAACTTCTGAGCCAAGAAGCAGCTGCAAGTAAAGATGCACACATTTTAAGTTGATGACTCATAAAAACTGTAATAGATTGATCAACATATGAATTCTCGACTACCTGTAGACGTGAAATATCACATTGTGAACCATCAGATATAAAAACTTCGGTATCTTTTACTGCTACGTCTTTATAAAGTGTATCAGCAACTGCTTTCCTTAGTTCCTGTAAATTGAGTTGCACAATTTTCAGGACAAATATATACATGGTATTTAAGAGATTTGTTAAATATGCAAGCATCAAACAGTTGTGCTAGTTTCTCTTTCAAATTGATCCTCATAGTTATATCCTTTTGCCAGAGAACATATCGCAGATCCTTGGAGTGGGATAGAAGGATAACTGGTAATAACAGCATATAAAAGGCTTAAAAATTCTACCTTGTTTCCTTGCTCAGCACCATATCCTCTATACCCTTTACGCGTTGAAAGGTCTCGTGCAAACTGCATTTACATGATATCAGAAAGCATCCATTGGTAAATTTGTTAAGTGCATATTTTAAGT
This sequence is a window from Apium graveolens cultivar Ventura chromosome 9, ASM990537v1, whole genome shotgun sequence. Protein-coding genes within it:
- the LOC141683455 gene encoding F-box/kelch-repeat protein At1g22040, with protein sequence MGALLSLNNTKARSNNPYEVSQSEACKRQKTSSSFWEENPRLIPSLPDEISIQILARVPRICYLDMKLVSRSWKTVITSEEIFKLRKELGTAEQWLYILTKSDGDKLLWFALDPDSKKWQRLPPMPNVSAEDGCRRGLSALNVWNMVGSSIKIAEAVRGWLGRRHALDQIPFCGCAVAAVGGCLYVIGGFSKALPMKCVRKYDPTLNAWSEVSAMSVGRAYCKTSVLNNKLFVVGGVSRGRGGLTPLQSAEVFDPQTGAWSEVPSMPFSKAQVLPTAFLADLLKPIATGMTSYKGKLYVSQSLYCWPFFVDVGGEVYDPDTNSWVEMPVGMGEGWPARQAGTKVSVIVEDDLYALDPSTSLDSARIKTYDYEGDTWKVVDGDVPIRDFAESESPYLLSGLLGKLHVITKDANQNILVMQAGKQNHLGSSASTADLIEGSLQESIVESETNIWTVIATMNASSAELISCQVLDM
- the LOC141684771 gene encoding aminotransferase ALD1, chloroplastic-like → MMYKGLTCNLTPSDGLLHPRVPLIKISANYRVGERARLIVPREGTELQGIADHHRTKVARNVNLERLQKNYLFPEISARELEHMEKYPDAKIISLGIGDTTQPIPDIVAHTMSDFARDLSTRKGYRGYGAEQGNKELRKAVADTLYKDVAVKDTEVFISDGSQCDISRLQLLLGSEVSIAVQDPNFPAYMDSSVIIGQSGEFQDNMSKYKNVEYMTCKPENNFFPDLSTASRTDIIFFCSPNNPTGHAASYKQLQQLVEFAKKNGSIIVYDSAYAAYITDGSPRSIYEIPGAKEVAIEISSFSKIAGFTGVRLGWTVVPEELLYSNGFPVIHDFNRIVCTCFNGASSIAQAGGLACLSSDGLKAIYSVVDYYKENANVLLNTFASMGLKAYGGVNAPYVWVNFPGLKSWDVFAEILEKANLITVPGSGFGPGGEEYIRVTAFGHRENILEASARLKSLY